A window of the Bradyrhizobium ottawaense genome harbors these coding sequences:
- the boxC gene encoding 2,3-epoxybenzoyl-CoA dihydrolase, with amino-acid sequence MAGEDRVLAGGAKFIDFQTDPSRYRHWKVAVDGDTATLTMDVDENAGLFEGYQLKLNSYDLGVDIELADAVQRLRFEHPAVKVVVMRSGKNRVFCAGANIRMLAGSTHAHKVNFCKFTNETRNGLEDSSENSGQRFITVVNGTAAGGGYELALATDHIILADDGAAAVSLPEVPLLAVLPGTGGLTRVVDKRKVRRDHADFFCTIEEGIKGKRAVQWRLVDEIAPNSKLEAKVTERAKEFAGLSKRNGSGKGITLTPLHRIIDDTSIRYGFVSVDIDRATRIATISIKAPEAAPPADIDGLIAQGAAFWPLQVARELDDAILHLRINELEIAMLLFKSHGDRANIIAADAFLEANKAHWLVNEIRQYWKRVLKRIDVTSRTLVTLVEPGSCFVGTLAELVFAADRSYMLIGQKQGDNREPPSIQLTAMNFGPYPMSHGLTRLQSRFQADPSDLDRAEATIGTSLDAEQAEELGLVTFALDDIDWDDEVRVFLEERTSFSPDGLTGMEANLRFVGPETMESKIFSRLTAWQNWIFQRPNAVGENGALRRYGTGQKAQFDMTRV; translated from the coding sequence ATGGCTGGCGAAGATCGCGTCCTCGCAGGCGGCGCAAAATTCATCGATTTCCAAACAGATCCGTCGCGCTACCGGCACTGGAAGGTCGCCGTCGATGGCGACACAGCCACGCTGACCATGGATGTCGATGAGAATGCCGGGCTGTTCGAAGGCTATCAGCTCAAGCTGAATTCCTACGACCTCGGCGTCGACATCGAACTTGCGGATGCCGTGCAGCGGCTGCGCTTCGAACATCCCGCGGTGAAGGTCGTCGTGATGCGCTCGGGCAAGAACCGGGTGTTCTGCGCCGGCGCCAATATCCGCATGCTGGCGGGCTCGACGCACGCCCACAAGGTCAACTTCTGCAAGTTCACCAACGAGACCCGTAACGGTCTGGAAGATTCTTCCGAAAATTCCGGGCAGCGCTTCATCACGGTGGTCAACGGCACCGCGGCCGGCGGCGGCTATGAACTGGCGCTCGCCACCGATCACATCATCCTCGCCGACGACGGCGCTGCCGCGGTGTCGCTGCCGGAAGTGCCGCTGCTGGCGGTGCTGCCGGGCACCGGCGGGCTGACCCGCGTGGTCGACAAGCGCAAGGTGCGCCGCGACCATGCCGATTTCTTCTGCACCATCGAGGAAGGCATCAAGGGCAAGCGCGCCGTGCAATGGCGCCTCGTCGACGAGATCGCGCCGAACAGCAAGCTCGAAGCCAAAGTCACCGAGCGCGCCAAGGAATTCGCCGGCCTCTCGAAGCGCAACGGCAGTGGCAAGGGCATCACGCTGACGCCGCTCCATCGCATCATCGACGACACCTCGATCCGCTATGGCTTCGTCAGCGTCGACATCGACCGCGCGACCCGGATCGCGACCATTTCGATCAAGGCGCCGGAGGCTGCACCCCCGGCCGATATCGACGGCCTGATCGCGCAGGGGGCCGCGTTCTGGCCGCTTCAGGTGGCGCGCGAACTCGACGACGCCATTCTTCACTTGCGCATCAACGAACTCGAAATCGCGATGCTGCTGTTCAAGTCGCATGGTGATCGCGCCAATATCATTGCCGCCGACGCTTTCCTCGAGGCCAACAAGGCGCACTGGCTGGTCAACGAGATCAGGCAGTACTGGAAACGGGTGCTGAAGCGCATCGACGTCACCTCGCGCACGCTGGTGACGCTGGTCGAGCCCGGCTCCTGCTTCGTCGGCACGCTGGCCGAACTCGTGTTCGCCGCCGACCGCTCGTACATGCTGATCGGACAGAAGCAGGGCGACAACCGCGAGCCGCCGTCGATCCAACTCACCGCGATGAATTTCGGGCCCTATCCGATGAGCCACGGGCTGACCCGGCTGCAGTCGCGCTTCCAGGCCGACCCGTCCGACCTGGACCGCGCCGAAGCCACCATCGGCACCAGCCTCGATGCCGAACAGGCCGAGGAACTCGGCCTCGTCACCTTCGCGCTCGACGATATCGACTGGGACGACGAGGTGCGGGTGTTCCTCGAAGAACGCACCTCGTTCTCGCCCGACGGGCTCACCGGCATGGAAGCCAATTTGCGCTTCGTCGGACCCGAGACCATGGAATCGAAGATCTTTTCGCGCCTGACGGCGTGGCAGAACTGGATTTTTCAGCGCCCCAACGCAGTCGGCGAAAACGGCGCGCTGCGCCGCTACGGCACCGGCCAGAAGGCGCAGTTCGATATGACGCGGGTTTGA
- a CDS encoding DUF309 domain-containing protein has translation MTISPAANLPLPRWAYVPGETDEANADYETLAQVTLLVPSRFQGNVPARHPALRYAMSLNDRGYFWESQEILEAVWAAAPQGGRERILLRACILIATANLRLRMQKPHAAARLFREALGELKALGVRSAGGDGFADGFPVAAMAGLI, from the coding sequence ATGACGATATCGCCGGCCGCCAATCTGCCGCTGCCGCGATGGGCCTATGTGCCCGGCGAAACCGACGAAGCCAATGCCGATTACGAAACGCTGGCGCAGGTGACGCTGCTGGTGCCGTCACGCTTCCAGGGCAATGTACCGGCGCGTCATCCGGCGCTGCGCTACGCGATGTCGCTGAACGACCGCGGCTATTTCTGGGAATCGCAGGAGATCCTCGAAGCGGTGTGGGCGGCGGCGCCGCAGGGTGGCCGCGAGCGGATCCTGCTGCGCGCCTGCATCCTGATTGCGACCGCGAATTTGCGGCTCCGGATGCAGAAGCCGCACGCCGCGGCGCGGCTGTTTCGCGAAGCACTCGGCGAACTCAAGGCGCTGGGGGTGCGCAGCGCCGGCGGCGATGGTTTCGCCGACGGCTTTCCGGTGGCGGCCATGGCCGGCCTGATCTAG
- a CDS encoding alpha/beta fold hydrolase → MTTLSPTGFLTIGAAELEYRMIGPASDSAPTIVMLHEGLGSAGLWGDFPEKLQAATGAGVFVYSRAGYGASTSVRLPRPIDYMHIEARDVLPKLLDAIGFRRGLLLGHSDGASIAAIYAGSHQDHRVEGIALIAPHFIVEDISVASIAAIRTAFETTNLKEKLARWHKDVDNAFYGWNNAWLDPAFRNWDISEFLAYIRVPTAILQGVDDVYGTMRQVEIAQQECYCPVDVTVIPGAGHQPHREAPGPTLDAITEFANAVLRVHGSRGRAA, encoded by the coding sequence ATGACAACCCTCTCCCCCACCGGCTTCCTCACCATCGGCGCCGCCGAACTCGAATACCGCATGATCGGTCCCGCGTCTGACAGCGCGCCCACCATCGTGATGTTGCACGAAGGCCTCGGCTCGGCCGGGCTGTGGGGTGATTTTCCGGAAAAACTCCAGGCCGCGACCGGCGCCGGCGTGTTCGTCTATTCGCGCGCCGGCTATGGCGCCTCGACATCAGTCAGACTGCCGCGGCCGATCGACTACATGCATATCGAGGCGCGCGACGTGCTGCCAAAACTGCTCGACGCGATCGGCTTTCGCCGCGGCCTTTTGCTCGGTCACTCCGACGGCGCCTCGATCGCGGCGATCTATGCCGGTTCGCATCAGGACCACCGCGTCGAAGGCATCGCGCTGATCGCGCCGCACTTCATCGTCGAGGATATTTCGGTGGCTTCGATCGCCGCCATCAGGACCGCCTTTGAGACCACGAATCTAAAGGAAAAGCTGGCGCGCTGGCACAAGGACGTCGACAACGCCTTCTACGGCTGGAACAACGCCTGGCTCGATCCGGCCTTCCGCAACTGGGATATCTCGGAATTCCTGGCTTATATCCGCGTGCCCACAGCGATCCTGCAGGGTGTGGACGACGTGTATGGGACAATGCGTCAGGTCGAGATCGCGCAGCAGGAGTGCTATTGTCCGGTCGATGTGACTGTTATCCCGGGGGCGGGACATCAGCCGCATCGGGAAGCGCCGGGGCCGACGCTGGATGCGATCACCGAATTCGCCAACGCCGTGTTGCGTGTCCATGGTTCGCGGGGGCGGGCCGCTTAG
- a CDS encoding benzoate-CoA ligase family protein: MSGNSGSDSAGSYNAVTWLLDRNVEEGRGAKLAFTDTVAELTYGDLQKQSCRVANMLRRLGVRREERVAMIMLDTVDFPCVFLGAIRAGIVPVPLNTLLTSEQYAYVLADCRARVLFVSEALLPVVKDMVGRMPDLEHVIVSGKDAHGHKKLSDELANESTSFTTAATHPDEPAFWLYSSGSTGMPKGVRHLHSNLAATAETYAKQVLGIREDDVGLSAAKLFFAYGLGNALTFPMSVGATTVLNSERATPGTMFALMNKYHPSIFFGVPTLFAAMLNDDTLKSTGAGNRLRVCTSAGEALPESVGNAWKARFGVDILDGVGSTELLHIFLSNAPGDIKYGSSGRPVPGYKVRLVNEAGADVADGEVGELLVDAPSAGEGYWNQRSKSRQTFEGHWTRTGDKYIRDADGRYTFCGRSDDMFKVSGIWVSPFEVESALITHPAVLEAAVVPEADPEGLLKPKAFVVLRADTKVDGLHEALKEHVKQKIGPWKYPRWIDVVESLPKTATGKIQRFKLRDGAK; encoded by the coding sequence GTGAGTGGCAACTCCGGTTCCGACAGTGCCGGTTCCTACAATGCGGTGACGTGGCTGCTCGACCGCAATGTCGAGGAAGGCCGCGGCGCCAAGCTCGCTTTCACCGACACCGTCGCCGAACTCACCTACGGCGACTTGCAAAAGCAGTCCTGCCGGGTCGCCAACATGCTGCGCCGGCTCGGCGTCCGCCGCGAAGAACGCGTCGCGATGATCATGCTCGACACCGTGGATTTCCCCTGCGTGTTCCTCGGCGCGATCCGCGCCGGCATCGTGCCGGTGCCGCTCAACACGCTGTTGACGTCGGAGCAATATGCCTACGTGCTGGCGGATTGCCGCGCTCGCGTCCTGTTCGTTTCCGAGGCGCTGCTGCCCGTGGTCAAGGACATGGTCGGGCGGATGCCGGACCTCGAACATGTCATCGTTTCCGGCAAGGATGCCCACGGCCACAAGAAGCTCTCCGACGAACTCGCCAACGAAAGCACTTCCTTCACGACCGCGGCGACGCATCCCGATGAGCCCGCGTTCTGGCTGTATTCGTCGGGTTCGACCGGCATGCCCAAGGGCGTGCGGCATCTGCATTCCAATCTCGCCGCCACCGCCGAGACCTACGCAAAGCAGGTGCTCGGCATTCGCGAGGACGACGTCGGGCTATCGGCGGCAAAGCTGTTCTTTGCCTACGGCCTCGGCAACGCGCTGACGTTTCCGATGTCGGTCGGCGCCACCACGGTGCTGAATTCCGAGCGGGCGACGCCGGGAACGATGTTCGCGCTGATGAACAAGTATCATCCGAGCATCTTCTTCGGCGTGCCGACGTTGTTTGCCGCGATGCTCAACGACGACACGCTGAAAAGCACCGGTGCCGGCAACCGCTTGCGGGTCTGCACGTCGGCCGGCGAAGCGCTGCCGGAATCGGTCGGCAATGCCTGGAAGGCGCGGTTCGGTGTCGACATTCTCGATGGCGTCGGATCGACCGAGCTCTTGCACATCTTTCTCTCCAACGCGCCGGGCGATATCAAATACGGCTCCTCGGGGCGTCCGGTGCCTGGCTACAAAGTGCGGCTGGTCAACGAGGCCGGCGCCGACGTCGCCGATGGTGAGGTCGGCGAGTTGCTGGTCGATGCGCCCTCGGCCGGCGAGGGCTACTGGAACCAGCGCAGCAAGAGCCGGCAGACGTTCGAGGGCCACTGGACCCGCACCGGCGACAAATACATCCGCGACGCCGACGGCCGTTACACCTTCTGCGGCCGCAGCGACGACATGTTCAAGGTCTCCGGCATCTGGGTGTCGCCGTTCGAAGTCGAGAGCGCGCTGATCACCCATCCCGCGGTGCTGGAAGCCGCGGTGGTGCCCGAGGCCGATCCGGAAGGCTTGCTGAAGCCGAAAGCCTTCGTGGTGCTGCGCGCCGATACCAAGGTCGACGGGTTGCATGAGGCGCTGAAGGAGCACGTCAAGCAGAAGATCGGGCCGTGGAAATATCCGCGCTGGATCGATGTGGTGGAAAGCCTGCCGAAGACGGCGACGGGTAAGATTCAGCGGTTCAAGTTGCGGGATGGGGCAAAATAA
- a CDS encoding helix-turn-helix transcriptional regulator translates to MTDTSDPETGFLEALGQRVRTMRALRGMSRKVLAKVSGISERYIAQLEGGKGNVSIVLLRRVSNAMGAHLEDLIPAAEPAPDWAVIRDLLRKATPAQIAQAKDALAGGSHSTQRRSAFSGIALIGLRGAGKSTLGKMLAKKIGWSFVELNKEIEAQNGLSVAEIIALYGQEGFRRMEQAALTQLLARKELMVLATGGGIVSEPLTFDLILSSFYTIWVKADPEEHMARVRRQGDLRPMADDRSAMAELRNILVSREPLYARASAVVDTAGLSVDAAAARLSDAVAPVLRSDAQVFGLRSAAS, encoded by the coding sequence ATGACCGACACCAGCGATCCCGAAACCGGCTTTCTCGAAGCGCTCGGCCAGCGCGTTCGCACCATGCGCGCGCTGCGCGGCATGTCGCGAAAAGTGCTGGCAAAAGTGTCGGGGATTTCCGAGCGCTATATCGCGCAACTCGAAGGCGGCAAGGGCAACGTCTCGATCGTGCTGCTGCGCCGGGTCTCGAATGCGATGGGCGCGCATCTGGAAGATCTGATTCCCGCCGCAGAGCCGGCGCCGGACTGGGCTGTCATTCGCGATTTGCTGCGCAAGGCAACGCCGGCGCAGATCGCGCAGGCCAAGGATGCGCTCGCCGGCGGGAGCCATTCGACACAACGGCGCAGTGCGTTCTCCGGCATTGCGCTGATCGGCCTGCGCGGCGCCGGCAAGTCGACACTCGGCAAGATGCTGGCGAAGAAAATCGGCTGGAGCTTTGTCGAGCTCAACAAGGAGATCGAGGCGCAGAACGGTTTGTCGGTCGCCGAGATCATCGCGCTCTACGGCCAGGAAGGCTTTCGCCGCATGGAGCAGGCCGCGCTGACGCAATTGCTGGCGCGCAAGGAACTGATGGTGCTGGCCACCGGCGGCGGCATCGTCTCCGAGCCGCTAACGTTCGATCTGATCCTGTCGTCGTTCTACACGATATGGGTCAAGGCCGATCCCGAAGAACACATGGCGCGGGTGCGCCGCCAGGGCGACCTGCGCCCGATGGCCGACGACCGCTCCGCGATGGCCGAACTGCGCAACATTCTCGTCAGCCGCGAACCGCTTTACGCGCGCGCGTCCGCCGTGGTCGATACTGCGGGCCTGAGTGTCGATGCCGCGGCAGCACGCCTGAGCGACGCGGTAGCGCCTGTGCTGCGCAGCGACGCGCAGGTGTTCGGCCTGCGCAGCGCGGCTTCCTGA
- a CDS encoding IclR family transcriptional regulator domain-containing protein, with translation MPKLKREGEADNRSATDFIESLDRGLRVLELFGGGQQPMTLSDLAKAADLPRATARRILFTLERAGFVASDGKLFRLTPRVLVLASAYLASNHVVSVLQPALDRLSSDAQEISSMAILDGNDVVFIARASPTRVFSSGIDIGYRLPAFCTSVGRVLLSRLSDDELAAALQAMDIAPLTPFTVTDKKRLLQAIKSDRAQDYSLVDREAEPGFRSISVPVRRYDGTIVAAINMGAHVDRVSASEMIERFLPPLREAAASVKSLLV, from the coding sequence ATGCCAAAGCTGAAGCGCGAGGGCGAGGCGGACAACCGCAGCGCGACCGATTTCATCGAAAGCCTCGACCGTGGCCTGCGCGTGCTCGAGCTGTTCGGCGGCGGGCAACAACCGATGACGCTGAGCGACCTCGCCAAGGCGGCCGACCTGCCGCGCGCCACGGCGCGGCGGATTCTGTTCACGCTCGAACGCGCCGGCTTCGTCGCCAGCGACGGCAAGCTGTTTCGGCTGACGCCGCGCGTGCTGGTGCTGGCGTCGGCCTATCTCGCCTCCAACCATGTCGTGTCGGTGTTGCAGCCGGCGCTCGACAGGCTTTCCAGCGATGCGCAGGAAATCAGTTCGATGGCGATCCTTGACGGCAACGATGTCGTGTTCATCGCGCGCGCCAGCCCGACGCGGGTGTTTTCGTCCGGCATCGATATCGGCTACCGGTTGCCGGCGTTCTGCACGTCGGTCGGCCGTGTGCTGCTGTCGCGATTATCCGACGATGAACTTGCGGCGGCGCTGCAGGCGATGGATATCGCGCCGCTGACGCCATTCACCGTGACCGACAAAAAACGCCTGCTGCAGGCTATCAAGAGCGATCGCGCCCAAGACTATTCCCTGGTCGATCGCGAGGCCGAACCGGGGTTCCGCTCGATCTCGGTGCCGGTCCGCCGCTATGACGGCACGATCGTCGCCGCCATCAACATGGGCGCGCATGTCGACCGCGTCTCGGCCAGCGAAATGATCGAACGTTTTCTGCCGCCGCTTCGCGAGGCGGCGGCCTCGGTCAAATCGTTGCTGGTGTGA
- a CDS encoding aromatic ring-hydroxylating dioxygenase subunit alpha, protein MMSQEANDQITRTGRQDPCGKLMRMYWQPAALVDELQGPRAVRPVKLLGENLVLFRDEQGRYGLIDRHCAHRGADLAFGRLENGGLRCAFHGWLFDVSGLCLETPAEPKDSKLCQGIKQRAYPVVEKRGILWAYLGEGEPPAFPEIDCFVAPDSHTFAFKGHINCNWLQALEVGIDPAHASFLHRFFEDEDTSTAYGKQFRGASAGSDMPMTKILREYDNPIINVEHTEYGMRLIALREIDEERTHVRVTNQLFPHAFVIPMSTEMTITQWHVPIDDENCYWYAIFTSYAAPVDKKKMRDQRLELYELPDYTSRKNKANDYGFDPHEQATETYTGMGNDINVHDQWAVESMGAIQDRTNEHLGTSDKAIVQYRRLLRQEIEKVVGGEKPFMFLDEAHARSIQGPATMDGIGPTRGWEIYWMEVDVKRRRGAPWAAPVPSEIAGKIRHLSAAE, encoded by the coding sequence ATGATGAGCCAGGAAGCGAACGACCAGATCACCCGCACCGGGCGACAAGACCCCTGCGGCAAGCTGATGCGGATGTACTGGCAGCCGGCGGCGCTGGTCGATGAATTGCAGGGGCCGCGCGCGGTGCGACCGGTCAAGCTGCTGGGCGAGAATCTCGTGCTGTTTCGCGACGAGCAAGGCCGCTACGGCCTGATCGATCGCCACTGCGCGCATCGCGGCGCCGATCTGGCCTTCGGCCGCCTCGAGAATGGCGGACTGCGCTGCGCCTTCCACGGCTGGCTGTTCGACGTTTCCGGCCTGTGTCTCGAGACGCCGGCCGAGCCGAAAGACTCAAAACTGTGCCAGGGCATCAAGCAGCGCGCCTATCCCGTGGTCGAGAAGCGCGGCATCCTCTGGGCTTACCTCGGCGAAGGCGAACCGCCGGCGTTTCCGGAGATCGACTGCTTCGTCGCGCCCGACAGCCACACCTTCGCCTTCAAGGGCCACATCAACTGCAACTGGCTGCAGGCGCTGGAAGTCGGCATCGATCCGGCGCACGCCTCCTTCCTGCATCGCTTCTTCGAGGACGAGGACACCTCGACCGCCTACGGCAAGCAGTTCCGCGGCGCTTCCGCCGGCTCCGACATGCCGATGACGAAGATTTTGCGCGAATACGACAACCCGATCATCAATGTCGAGCATACCGAATACGGCATGCGGCTGATCGCGCTGCGCGAGATCGACGAGGAGCGCACCCATGTGCGCGTCACCAACCAGCTTTTCCCGCACGCGTTCGTGATTCCGATGAGCACGGAAATGACGATCACGCAGTGGCATGTGCCCATCGATGACGAGAACTGCTACTGGTACGCGATCTTCACCAGCTATGCGGCGCCGGTCGACAAGAAGAAGATGCGCGACCAGCGCCTCGAACTCTATGAGCTGCCGGACTACACCTCGCGCAAGAACAAGGCCAACGATTACGGTTTCGATCCGCACGAGCAGGCGACCGAGACCTATACCGGCATGGGCAACGACATCAACGTCCACGACCAGTGGGCGGTGGAATCGATGGGCGCGATCCAGGACCGCACCAACGAGCACTTGGGCACCTCGGACAAGGCGATCGTGCAGTACCGCCGCCTGTTGCGGCAGGAAATCGAAAAGGTCGTGGGCGGCGAAAAGCCGTTCATGTTCCTTGATGAAGCGCATGCGCGCAGCATCCAGGGCCCTGCGACGATGGACGGCATCGGACCGACCCGCGGCTGGGAAATTTACTGGATGGAAGTCGACGTCAAGCGCCGCCGCGGCGCGCCGTGGGCCGCGCCGGTGCCGAGCGAGATCGCCGGCAAGATCCGCCATCTGTCGGCGGCGGAGTGA
- a CDS encoding glutamine synthetase family protein: MSFVERHGLWSNEHKEAASRLRRIVEEKKIEVIRLSFPDQHGILRGKTLVASEALASLESGCSITTTMLAKDTSHRTVFPVFTSGGGFGMKEMEGAADVLMVADPITFRVLPWAPESGWLLCDLYFSDGRPVPFATRQLYRGVLDRLGARGYDFVAGLEVEFHIFKLEDARMSPEDAGQPGTPPSVSLLSHGYQYLTEQRYDQMEPVLEIIRRDVLALGLPLRSVEVEFGPSQCEFTFAPTKGLTPADNMVLFRSAVKQIARRHGHHATFMCRPKLPNLFASGWHLHQSLVSRASGENAFMASDKGEALSSFGRAYLAGLLAHARASTVFTTPTINGYKRYRTYSLAPDRAIWGRDNRGVMIRVLGGPGDAATRLENRIGEPAANPYLYMASQILSGLDGVDRQLDPGPSADTPYETKAALLPKTLREAVFALQDDPFFRQALGPEFVDYYVHIKNAEIERFQAEVSDWEHREYFEMF, encoded by the coding sequence TTGAGTTTCGTTGAACGTCACGGCCTGTGGTCGAACGAACACAAAGAAGCGGCAAGCCGCCTGCGCCGGATCGTCGAGGAAAAGAAGATCGAGGTGATCCGGCTGTCGTTTCCGGACCAGCACGGCATTTTGCGCGGCAAGACCCTGGTCGCCAGCGAAGCGCTGGCTTCGCTGGAGAGCGGCTGCTCCATCACCACCACCATGCTGGCCAAGGACACCTCGCACCGCACGGTGTTCCCGGTGTTCACCTCAGGCGGCGGCTTTGGCATGAAGGAGATGGAAGGCGCCGCCGACGTCCTGATGGTCGCGGATCCCATCACGTTTCGCGTGCTGCCATGGGCGCCGGAATCCGGCTGGCTGTTGTGCGACCTTTATTTCAGCGACGGCCGCCCGGTGCCGTTCGCGACCCGGCAACTTTATCGTGGCGTGCTCGATCGGCTCGGAGCGCGCGGCTACGATTTCGTCGCCGGTCTCGAGGTCGAATTCCACATCTTCAAGCTGGAAGATGCGCGGATGTCGCCCGAAGACGCCGGCCAGCCCGGCACGCCGCCATCGGTGAGCCTGCTGTCGCACGGCTATCAATATCTGACCGAGCAGCGCTACGACCAGATGGAGCCGGTGCTGGAAATCATCCGGCGCGACGTGCTGGCGCTCGGCCTGCCGTTGCGCTCGGTCGAGGTCGAGTTCGGCCCGAGCCAGTGCGAATTCACGTTTGCGCCGACCAAGGGACTGACACCCGCCGACAACATGGTGCTGTTTCGCTCAGCCGTGAAGCAGATCGCCCGCCGTCATGGCCATCACGCCACCTTCATGTGCCGGCCGAAATTGCCCAATCTATTCGCCTCCGGCTGGCATCTGCACCAATCGCTGGTGTCGCGCGCGAGCGGCGAGAACGCGTTCATGGCCAGCGACAAGGGCGAAGCCTTGAGTTCGTTCGGCCGCGCCTATCTCGCGGGGCTTTTGGCGCATGCCCGTGCGTCAACCGTGTTCACCACGCCGACCATCAACGGCTACAAGCGTTACCGCACCTATTCGCTGGCGCCGGATCGCGCGATCTGGGGCCGCGACAACCGCGGCGTCATGATCCGCGTGCTCGGCGGCCCCGGCGATGCCGCGACCCGGCTGGAAAACCGGATCGGCGAACCCGCCGCCAATCCCTATCTCTACATGGCCTCGCAAATTCTCTCCGGCCTCGACGGCGTCGACCGCCAACTCGACCCCGGCCCGTCGGCCGACACGCCGTATGAGACCAAGGCGGCGCTGTTGCCAAAGACACTGCGCGAGGCGGTGTTCGCGCTTCAGGACGACCCGTTTTTCCGGCAGGCGCTGGGGCCTGAGTTCGTCGACTATTACGTCCACATCAAGAACGCCGAGATCGAGCGCTTCCAGGCCGAAGTCTCGGACTGGGAGCATCGCGAATATTTCGAGATGTTTTAG
- a CDS encoding ABC transporter ATP-binding protein: MLDKNLADTLLEVDGIETCYGLSQVLFGLTLSVRSGEMVALMGRNGMGKTTTIRSILGMTRARAGTIRFGGQEVRSLPSYKIAKLGIGLVPEGRQIFPNLTVRENLVAASGNRLGASDPWTIEKIHALFPRLAERGSNMGVTLSGGEQQMLAIGRALMTNPKLLILDEATEGLAPLIREEIWNCLSMLKARGQSVLVIDKNVGNLSRIADRHYIIERGRTVWSGTSGQLIAEPDLQHRYLGI, translated from the coding sequence ATGCTTGACAAGAATTTGGCTGATACGCTGCTCGAAGTCGACGGCATCGAGACCTGCTACGGTCTGAGCCAGGTGCTGTTCGGTCTCACGCTCTCCGTTCGATCGGGCGAGATGGTCGCGCTGATGGGCCGCAACGGCATGGGCAAGACCACGACCATCCGCTCCATCCTCGGCATGACGCGCGCCCGTGCCGGCACCATCCGCTTTGGCGGCCAGGAGGTACGCAGCCTTCCGTCGTACAAAATTGCAAAACTCGGCATCGGCCTGGTGCCGGAAGGCCGTCAGATCTTTCCCAATCTCACCGTGCGCGAAAATCTGGTCGCGGCGTCAGGCAATCGCCTGGGCGCGTCCGATCCCTGGACCATTGAAAAGATCCACGCGCTGTTTCCGCGTCTCGCCGAGCGCGGCAGCAACATGGGCGTGACGCTGTCCGGCGGCGAACAGCAGATGCTGGCGATCGGCCGCGCGCTGATGACCAATCCGAAACTGCTGATTCTCGATGAAGCCACCGAAGGCCTCGCGCCGCTGATCCGCGAGGAAATCTGGAACTGCCTGTCGATGCTGAAGGCACGCGGGCAGTCGGTGCTGGTGATCGACAAGAACGTCGGCAACCTCTCCCGCATCGCCGACCGCCACTACATCATCGAGCGCGGCCGCACGGTGTGGAGCGGGACCAGCGGGCAGTTGATCGCCGAGCCGGACCTGCAGCACCGCTATCTGGGGATTTGA
- a CDS encoding ABC transporter ATP-binding protein, which translates to MVEPLLRIENLVRRFGGILATDNLSLEVAPGELHAIIGPNGAGKTTLISQLTGQVMPNSGTIHFAGRDVTRLPSYRRSRLGLARSFQITSLLPDFTACDNVALAAQAHDGHSFRFWGAARKEKPLRDAAQAALKRVGLEKRADVPVSELSHGEQRELELAVALATKPQLLLLDEPMAGLGVTESARMVALLKELRREVTIVLVEHDMEAVFALADRITVLVYGRVIASGLPDAIRHNDEVKRAYLGDQHAVTSHA; encoded by the coding sequence GTGGTTGAGCCCTTGCTCCGCATCGAAAACCTGGTCCGTCGCTTTGGCGGCATTCTTGCGACCGATAACCTGTCGCTCGAGGTCGCGCCCGGCGAACTGCACGCCATCATCGGCCCCAACGGCGCCGGCAAGACCACACTGATCAGCCAGCTCACCGGTCAGGTGATGCCGAATTCGGGTACGATTCATTTTGCCGGCCGCGACGTTACCCGGCTGCCGTCGTACAGACGCAGCCGGCTCGGGCTGGCGCGTTCGTTCCAGATCACGTCGCTGCTGCCGGATTTCACCGCATGCGACAACGTCGCGCTTGCGGCGCAGGCGCATGACGGCCACTCGTTCCGCTTCTGGGGCGCCGCGCGCAAGGAGAAGCCGCTGCGGGATGCCGCACAGGCGGCGCTGAAGCGCGTCGGGCTGGAAAAGCGTGCCGACGTGCCGGTGTCCGAACTGAGCCATGGCGAGCAGCGCGAGCTCGAGCTGGCGGTCGCGCTCGCGACCAAGCCGCAACTGCTGCTGCTGGACGAGCCGATGGCGGGTCTCGGCGTTACCGAATCCGCGCGCATGGTAGCGCTGTTGAAGGAATTGCGGCGCGAAGTCACCATCGTGCTGGTCGAGCACGATATGGAAGCGGTGTTCGCGCTCGCCGACCGCATCACGGTGCTGGTCTACGGCCGCGTCATCGCCTCGGGCTTGCCCGACGCGATCCGCCACAACGACGAAGTCAAGCGCGCCTATCTCGGCGACCAGCATGCGGTGACCAGCCATGCTTGA